The Pyxidicoccus xibeiensis DNA segment GCTGCGAGCAGCCGAGCCTGCTCCGCCAGCTCGTAGCTGAAGTCCTGGGGGCGGTCGCTCTGGCCGAAGCCGAGCAGGTCGAACCAAATGCTGGCATGGTGTGACAGCGCGGCGCTGTGAGCCACGGGAGGCCAGTCCCGGCTCCCCGCGCAGCCGAGCCCATGCAGGTACACGAGCACCTGGGCCGCGCCCGAAGAGCGGCCACGCAGGATGCGGTGCCGCATCCCCGGAACCTCGATACGCACCGACTCTTCAACGTTCATGCGCTGAACCTCCCGAGGAAACCGAAGCTCCATCCACCGTGTCGAGGAACGCGAGGATGCGCTTGCCGCAGGCCTCGGGTTTCTCCAGCGGGAACAGGTGGGTGCCCTCCGGAAGCTCCTCGGTGAGGGCTCCCGGCAGCGTGCGCCGGACCCGCGCCAGGGCCGAGCGGGTGAGCGTGCCCGACACGCTTCCGCGAATCACGAGCGTCGGCACCTTCACCGAGCGCAGCTCGCCCCACACGTCTCGCGCATAGGTCTCGAAGACACGAGCCTCCCACTCCCGGGGGATGGCCAGGCGGAAGCCCCCCTCCGGCTGCTCGACGAGTCCGTGCGCGACGTAGTCCCGCAGGGTCTCCGAGTCGACCCGCGCGAAGAGGGGCTTCTTGCGGTACGTCAGCCACGCCAGGTCGCGGGAGTTCCAGACCTCCCGGCGGCGGCGCGCCAGGCTCGCGGGAGGCACCCGGCTCCGCAACCCGAGCAGCGTCAGCACGCGCAGCGCCGCGAGCCGCGCCCCCGTCACCAGCACCGGGTCCAACGCCACCACGGCCCGGAACAGGTCCGGCTCCTTCGCGGACGCGAGCAGCGTGGCCACGCCGCCCATGCTGTGCCCCACGCCCAGCACGCCTGAAAGCCCGCGCGCTCGCAGCGCCCGGGACAAGTCGTCCGCCATGTCATCCCAGCCCGCCATCTCCAGCGGGTTGGCGCCCGGAACGAGGCAGCGGCTCCGGAGCGTGAAGACGTGGTAGCGCGGCTTCAGCTGCTCGATGAGCTTGCGGTAGGTGCCCGGCGGGAAGCCATTGGCATGGGCCAGGTGCAGCACCGGACCGGTGCCACCCCAATCCTCCAGTTGCAGGGCGTCGCTCATCGCCCTTCGCATAACCGGGATGGCCGGCTCACCGCCACTGCGGATGTGCCAGCACGCGCGCTTCGACTTCGGGCGTGAGCTGCAGGGCGCCCGCCCACTGGAATCGCGCCCTGGCGCCGTCAGCGCGTTGGTAGCTCCTGGAATTCCACTCCCTCGAAGCCGAGCCGCCGCACGGTCTCCGCGAACCGCTCCGTACCGACGAGGATGGTCGAATAGCTGCCGAGCCGGAAGACGTCTCGGTCGGTGGGCAGGGATGCAGCATCCAGGATGGGAGCTTGAGGAAACGTAAACGCGAGCTGCCCGCAGGTCGCGCATGGGGCAGGCAGGTTCCGGGGAAGGCAATCCGGATGCAGCAGCCCTCGCGGCTCGAGCTGAAGCTCCAGTAGCTCCGGGGGGTTGCTGCCCCGGATGCGCAGCTCGGTACGGCAGCCCATCAATCCATGCAGGCCCTCCGCCTGGAGTTGCTCAAGCGACTCTCGGCGAACGAGCAGCGTCCACAGCGTGGGAAAGACGAGTTCGGGGAAGTGCCCCCGCCCACTGCCAGCAAGGG contains these protein-coding regions:
- a CDS encoding alpha/beta fold hydrolase translates to MSDALQLEDWGGTGPVLHLAHANGFPPGTYRKLIEQLKPRYHVFTLRSRCLVPGANPLEMAGWDDMADDLSRALRARGLSGVLGVGHSMGGVATLLASAKEPDLFRAVVALDPVLVTGARLAALRVLTLLGLRSRVPPASLARRRREVWNSRDLAWLTYRKKPLFARVDSETLRDYVAHGLVEQPEGGFRLAIPREWEARVFETYARDVWGELRSVKVPTLVIRGSVSGTLTRSALARVRRTLPGALTEELPEGTHLFPLEKPEACGKRILAFLDTVDGASVSSGGSAHER
- the sitI6 gene encoding SitI6 family double-CXXCG motif immunity protein is translated as MRFFQLERVAPSRVDYDIRTEPKWGLPGLHCPTCDETWSGVGEAYPAVDLSDLDDRRKFKARVEEDFAEFTRLRERVRPLVPEGVPLEPGTTFGPLAGSGRGHFPELVFPTLWTLLVRRESLEQLQAEGLHGLMGCRTELRIRGSNPPELLELQLEPRGLLHPDCLPRNLPAPCATCGQLAFTFPQAPILDAASLPTDRDVFRLGSYSTILVGTERFAETVRRLGFEGVEFQELPTR